The nucleotide window CCAAAGAGGGGCCTGTTCCCGTCGCTTCCCGCGCCATCGTGGATTACAGCCAGGGGATGCTCAAGGAAACAGGCAATGTGCTTGATCTGGCAATAGAAGGGGGAGGTTTTTTTAAGATTCAGACCAAGGCCGGGACGGAATATACCCGCAAGGGGAGTTTTACCCTCGACAGCCAGAGCCGTATGACGACTTTGGCGGGCGGATTGGTTATGGGAGACAAGGGGCCGATTACGGTATCGGTAAAGGATTTCTCCATTGACCCCGGGGGAAATGTAATGGTGAACGGCGCGCCGGCGGACAGACTGAGCATCGTCAGTTTTGACAACCCCAAGGCGCTGGCGAGAACCAAGGAAGGCATGTTCCGGGATGAGGGAACGGCGGGTGCAAAAAGGGTTGCGAACCCTGATATCAAGTCGCACATGCTGGAGATGTCGAATGTAAATGTTTTCAAGGAGATGGTAGGGATGATCGATGTCCAGCGCGCCTTTGAATCATATCAGAAGATTATCCAGACAATTACAGATATGGACAAACTGGCCGTCAGTAGAATTGGAAGATTGGCTTAAGCTCGGCATAAATATATAAATAATTCAGGAGGTTATTATGATCAGGTCTTTATGGACGGCGGCTACCGGAATGGGGGCGCAACAGCTTGAACAGGATATTATTGCCAACAATCTGGCCAATGTCAATACGGTGGGATTCAAGAAATCCCGAGCGGATTTTCAAGACCTTATGTATCAAGTGCTGACCAAGTCCGGTTCGCAGACATCAGCGGGGAACCAGCTTCCGGCGGGTATCGAGGTTGGCTTGGGGGTGAAGCCGACGGCAACGCAAAAGATTTTTACGCAGGGCGATTACAAGCAGACGGGGAACCAGTTTGATTTTGCGATCGAGGGAAACGGCTTTTTTCAGATCGATAACAACGGCCGCACCGCCTACACACGAGCTGGCAGTTTCAAAATTAATCGGGACGGGATCGTCACCAATACCGAGGGGTTGAAGGTAACGCCGGAGATATCCGCACCTCAGGGGACGGTTGCCTTTACCGTTGACAGCGGCGGCACCTGGACCGCCAGTGACAATACGGGCGCGGCGCTGGCTACGGGCCGGATCGAGCTTGCCGATTTTCTGAACCCGGCCGGTTTGACAAGCCTCGGCCGAAATCTTTACGATAAAACCGAGGGCTCCGGCGAACCGTTTGCCGGAAATCCCGGGGAAAATGGATTCGGCACGGTTACTCAACGTTTTCTGGAAATGGCCAATGTCAGCGTCATTGACGAAATGGTCAGCATGATCGTCGGGCAGCGAGCCTACGAAATAAATTCCAAATCTGTTCAGACCGCCGACAGCATGTTGGGAATTATCAATAATTTGAAGAGATAGCCGGGAAACTGGTATAAAAATGGGCAAATTGTTTTTACAATTGAAACGATATCAAGTGGGCGCGTTTATTCTGATAGTGTTATCGCTGCTCTCCGCGATGCAGGTGCAGGCGGCAACGGTTGCGGCTGAAGTTATAAAGGCGGCGGTAACGGGCTATGTGGAAAAAAACAGCCGCTGGCCGGCTGGTTGTGTTCGCGTCTCTTTTCGGTCGCATGTGGCGGATGAGGAATTGCCTGTTTCTGCCGTGTCATTGCGGGTGACCAGCCGCCCTGGCGAGGATTTTCTTGATTATTCGGCATTAACCGTTGGTTTTTACTCAGCGGGGAAATTGCTGCGGGAAAGGTCGGTAAGCGTATCCATGGAGGTGCTTACAGATGTCGTGGTGAGCGCCCGGTCACTGCCGAGGAACCAGATTATCCAATCCGGCGACATGTATGTTCAGAAGCGGTGGCTGAAAAGAGTGCCGGCGAACCTGGCGACTTTATCGGAAGCGGCAGGCAAGGTTTTGACTATGACCCTTGGCGCCAACAGGGAAATTACAAGAAATCTGCTCAGCGAGCCGACCCTGGTAAAAAGGGGAAAGGTCGTGAGGATTTTGCTTGATAACGACGTTCTGATGATTGCCGCAATCGGGTTGTCGGAGGAGGAAGGACGTAAGAATCAGATCATCCGGGTAAAGAACCTCTCCTCCAACAGGGTAATTTACGCCAAGGTAACGGGCGGCGACACCGTCCGGGTGGATTTTTAGGAGAAAGAAGGTTGAACGTGATGGAAAAGGTAATTATGCGAATGTCCGGTATCGTTTTGGTGTTTGCTTCTTTGTTGTTGGCTGGGTGTGCCTCGAATAACGACAATGTTCGTCATGCACCCCCGATTCCCCCCACCCCGCAGGCGGAGGCCCGGCTTGCCGAGCCCGGTTCGATCTGGCCGGGGGAGGGGTCGAGAAACAACCTCTTTGCTGACAACAAGGCGAGATATGTCAACGACATCGTGACCATTGTCGTTAGCGAAGTAACGCAGGGGACAAGCAAGGCCAGCACCAATACCAGTCGTGACTCCAGCACAACCGCGGGGATCACCGGGCTGCTCGGGCTTGACAAATCGCTCCAGGCGATGAATGCCAAATTGAATCCGTCGATTCAGGTCGGAGGCTCGGCATCCAACTCGTTGAAGGGGGTGGGAGATACCTCACGGGGAAGCACTTTTACAACAAAGATTACGGCCCGGGTGGTGAAGGTGATGGACAACGGCAATCTGGCCATTGAAGGGTGGCGGCAATTGAAGATGAACGGCGAGAGCCAGTACGTGGTGATCAGAGGCATCGTCCGTCCCGATGATATTACCTCCGACAATCTTATCTCCTCCCAGTACATTGCCGACGCCCGGATAGATTATGTCGGCGACGGCGTTATCAATGACAAGATGAAGCCCGGCTGGCTGACCAAGGTAGTCGATTATGTCTGGCCGTTTTAAGCAGGGAAAGATTGGAAGAGCCCCGCGACGGGGAAAGGGCAGTGATGGTTTTTATCGTTATACTGGGCCCGTTTTGGGCACGGAGGTTGGAAAAATGAAAAAGGGAAGAGTGTTCTTCATCATAGCCTTAGCGGGTTTTGCACTGTTTTCCGGTACGGTTTCCCATGCGGCCCGGATCAAGGATATTGCGGGTATAAGCGGCGTCCGGGACAATCAGTTGATCGGGTACGGTCTGGTTGTCGGTCTCGCGGGCACGGGAGACGACGTCAAAAACGGCTTCACCGCCGAGACGATAAAAAACATGCTGGGCAAGCAAGGCATCGCGATGCGGGACAAGACGATCAAGGCGGACAACGTCGCGTCGGTTATGGTGACGGCGATTTTGCCTCCCTTTGCGAAGGTGGGTGGCGGGCTTGATGTTCTCGTTTCGTCGCTGGGCAATGCGAAGAGCCTGTACGGGGGCACGCTTTTGATGACGCCGCTTAGAGGCGCCGACGGGGCTGTTTATGCGATCGCCCAGGGATCCGTTGTTTTGGGCGGATTTGCCGCCGGCGGCGGGGGAGGCTCGAGCGTCAAAAATCATCCGGGCGCAGGAAGAATTGCCGGCGGCGC belongs to Syntrophales bacterium and includes:
- a CDS encoding flagellar basal body L-ring protein FlgH; the protein is MEKVIMRMSGIVLVFASLLLAGCASNNDNVRHAPPIPPTPQAEARLAEPGSIWPGEGSRNNLFADNKARYVNDIVTIVVSEVTQGTSKASTNTSRDSSTTAGITGLLGLDKSLQAMNAKLNPSIQVGGSASNSLKGVGDTSRGSTFTTKITARVVKVMDNGNLAIEGWRQLKMNGESQYVVIRGIVRPDDITSDNLISSQYIADARIDYVGDGVINDKMKPGWLTKVVDYVWPF
- the flgA gene encoding flagellar basal body P-ring formation chaperone FlgA gives rise to the protein MGKLFLQLKRYQVGAFILIVLSLLSAMQVQAATVAAEVIKAAVTGYVEKNSRWPAGCVRVSFRSHVADEELPVSAVSLRVTSRPGEDFLDYSALTVGFYSAGKLLRERSVSVSMEVLTDVVVSARSLPRNQIIQSGDMYVQKRWLKRVPANLATLSEAAGKVLTMTLGANREITRNLLSEPTLVKRGKVVRILLDNDVLMIAAIGLSEEEGRKNQIIRVKNLSSNRVIYAKVTGGDTVRVDF
- a CDS encoding flagellar hook-basal body protein, whose product is MGFGVIDVAKVGSEKIYQLDSIANNLANSSTSGFKMENFYPGAPTAADAKEGPVPVASRAIVDYSQGMLKETGNVLDLAIEGGGFFKIQTKAGTEYTRKGSFTLDSQSRMTTLAGGLVMGDKGPITVSVKDFSIDPGGNVMVNGAPADRLSIVSFDNPKALARTKEGMFRDEGTAGAKRVANPDIKSHMLEMSNVNVFKEMVGMIDVQRAFESYQKIIQTITDMDKLAVSRIGRLA
- the flgG gene encoding flagellar basal-body rod protein FlgG translates to MIRSLWTAATGMGAQQLEQDIIANNLANVNTVGFKKSRADFQDLMYQVLTKSGSQTSAGNQLPAGIEVGLGVKPTATQKIFTQGDYKQTGNQFDFAIEGNGFFQIDNNGRTAYTRAGSFKINRDGIVTNTEGLKVTPEISAPQGTVAFTVDSGGTWTASDNTGAALATGRIELADFLNPAGLTSLGRNLYDKTEGSGEPFAGNPGENGFGTVTQRFLEMANVSVIDEMVSMIVGQRAYEINSKSVQTADSMLGIINNLKR